Below is a genomic region from Miscanthus floridulus cultivar M001 chromosome 1, ASM1932011v1, whole genome shotgun sequence.
AAGCTCCTAGTGGATAGGAGCTCCTCCCCTGAATCTTTCAGAGAAGCAGCTAGTGAACTGCTGGACAGCTCCCGCGGCGTGGTGAAGATGCCTTACTGCAACTGCCTGATGGACCTATGCGTGAACCTGAACCAGATGGAGAAGGCATGCGCTCTCCTGGACGCCGCACAGCAACTCGGCATCTACACCAACATCCAGACGAGGACCCAGACGCAGTGGTCGCTGCACCTCAGGGGCCTCTCCGTTGGCGCGGCTACTGACCACGTTGCACGTCTGGATGAACGATCTGTATACGTCGCTACAGAGCAGCGGTGAGGGGCTGCCACCGCTGCTTGGAATCCACACGGGGCAGGGGAAGAACACGTACTCGGACAGAGGGCTGGCTGCCATGTTCGAGGCGCATCTGAAGGAGCTTGACGCGCCGTTCCACGAGGCACCTGACAAGGCCGGCTGGTTCTTGACGACGAGCGTTGCTGCCAAGCACTGGCTGGAGACGAAGGCGGCATCAGAACTAGTGACCGTGTAAACTGGTTACTCTAGCGCGGACATAGGATTATTTTTCTGTATAAGTTGCATGTGTTCTCCGATACCCGACAGATTTCTGCAGGTAGATAGATGCTCAATTGCTTCCTTCAATTTCGAAAGATCCTTTTCTATTCGGCTATCCCTTCCGTCCCGAAGCTCAGAGAGCAACAACAGTTTGAACTCCGTTTATTGAGAAAGTGGTAACTCCTATTGAACATCAATGTCAGCATATGACATGTATGCACGGAAGCAAGAGCCACTAATGTTTGGCAACTCCTATTGAACattttcagaacaaatgtttggCAACTAAGACATTGACAAGCAAATGGGGAAGCAAAACTTAACCAGCAGACTGATATGGAAGGAGGGATATGCTGGGCTAGATCTTTGATCAGCTGAACTAATGTCATCCAGCAACACGAAGCGAGGAAAAATGAAAAAACAGACCAACATAAACTAGAGTATATAAGCAGAGTGATGTCATGACCAATATACAACACAAAAGATCAAAACGGGTGAATTGTTCTTGAAACTTTTTAACAAAAAATGCATATATTGCAGTTGTTTGCAGCAAAGATGCCCGGTGCAGCATTCTAACTGGCAACAGCCTCAATAGAAATATATCAAAACAACAAGAAATCAAAACACTAGCTATCCCAATCCTATATAATGGCAATTCCTACTAGACTACAATTAGTACTTAGCATACATCAATGCTTCATCCATTAGGGTTTACTAACTGTATGGCATATTTTCATGCTTTGACCTATTCAGCGTTCACCCTGTGTCAAGGTATCATCGCAGTCACAGGGAGCATGCCAACTTCACCGAAATTGAAAGTTCCCTCTGAAATTTGCtcatttatcaagaaactccagaCCAGTAGCTGTTGGTGTCAATCCATGATCAGCCAAATACTGCTCATGGAAGAACTTGCTTAGATGCCTCATCCCACTGTCACAAAGAATTGTCACAATTGTATGCCCTGGACCCAAATCTTGAGCAACTCTTACAGCGCCAACGCAATTCATGGCTGAAGAACTCCCAACAAATAGTCCATCGTTTCTCAGCAAGAACCTGAATTATGTTCGAAATAAATTGGGGTCAGTTAATCTGGATTTTTGCTTACAATTTTGTAAGATGAAGTACTGGAGAACTATCTGCTAACTATGAAAATAGACTTCCCTTCATTGCTCAAAATATCTTAAATATGAGATGTGGATAACACTGATTATGTTTCTAAAAATGCTTAATCCGACAGTTGATTAAGGCTTCCATTGAAGTTGGAAGTGCCGCATAAGACATGATGAGAACTCAAAAGTCCAAAACTAATATCAAGAGGAATTCCAGTTTAAGGGAAGCATCACAAGACCAATAACATTGTTGTGACAAGATAAAGGCAGAATGCAACAAGTGAAGAGAAGTGGAATGcaataaaagaaggaaaaaatGTTCTTAGTCTAATATGCCAGTCAACAGATTATACTGTACTGAACAAATATTGTGATGCTGGGCTAACTTATGCACGCTTATTGTTATTACAGATCAAAACTtctaaataacaacaaaaactTCACTATGTAACTATGTACCTTGACATCTCAACAGCTTCCCTATCCGATCCTCGATAAGCTCCATCCAGTTCCGCCATCATGAAATTTTTAGTAACCCTATTGATTCCAATTCCTTCAGTAATAGTATCGAAAGGGTTCTTAAGCCGTTTTCCCTCGGCCTCCTCTTTTGTGTACATCACCCCTCTGGTCACCTTATTGAACAGACCAGATCCGGGAGGGTCCATTAAAAAGCATTTGATGCTCCTGTTCTTTTCCTAAATAAGGGGTACCATAGTCATAAAAGATGTTTATCTAGGATAAAATATATGAAACAAAAAATTAATAAGCATCTAACCTTAAGATACCGTGAGACTCCAGCAATTGTACCGCCAGTACCAGCTGCTGCAACAAAGGCATGCAGGTTCCCTTTAGTCTGTTTCCATATCTCAGGACCAGTCCATTCATAATGTGCTCGATAGTTTGCCATATTCTCAAACTGGTCAGCAAAAAAACCTCCCTTTGAATCAGAAATCACATCACATCTCCCACAGTGTGGAATTTCAGTACTGACATGTGCTGGATCATTATTTTGCATCTTGTTTGACTCTCTCAGCATAGCTGTTAACTTGTCATCCATCATCTCAGAACCAACATGTGATAAACCATTAATTTGTTTCTCATTTGATTCCCTCTGTGCTGCTGCTAATTTGTTTGCTTCTAAAGCCCTTCTTCTGGCAATGTTGACAAAATGGTCTCTGTGAGTTATTGAAACAGGGCGCACTCGTTCGACAGTAGCTCCAAGCGCCTCAATTATTTGAGACTGGAAAACAATATTGTTTCAAGTATATTACATATACAGGAGAAAAGCAACAGAGAAAAGGACTTCTAACTGCTAAGTTGAATAACATTATATGGAACTAAAGCAAATAGTACGTTACAGTCATAGCAGAAATACTCAAGTAAAGCATCTAGCACAATTCAGCACACCAGATGGTCATTATAAATGCAGTTCCAGATGCTACAAGATAGAATGTTGTAGGAAGCAAAACAAATTATTGGATAGGTTATAAATTTTCTACCTTTTCAATGGCAGCATCATCGGGGATTACAACATGACACCTACAACCATAGGCAGGAGCAACAGTAGCCAAGCTAATAGCTGTGCTTCCAGCACTCCCCTCTGTTACGGTACCACCATATACGAGATCTCCAGATTCTAGAGCCTGGGAATGATGACAGCACTACTGTAAATGAAGGTAAAATAATAATATACCAGGGCAAGAGATTACTATATCGCAAGGATTTCATGACTCAATAAACTTATAAACTGTTAAATAGGAAATAGTTATGCTTAGTGGAACATTTTGAGTTGGACATATCAGGTTGTGTGATGTATGGGCTGCTGGACATATCAGGTTGTGTGGGCTGCTTGCTCCAGAAACGAAAAGGATCAAGTCAATCTTTCAGCGAATATCTACATGCTCAAAGTACCTCAAGTACCAATAGTCCAGTTCTGCAACTTCTCACCACAACCTCTATTTTGCAGTTCTTACCCTCCCACATAATAACCATATCCTATCTAAACAGGATGGCAGAATTACCTCCTCGATGATCTTAACCGCCACGCGGTCCTTCACGCTGCCACCCGGGTTCAGGAACTCAGCCTTCCCCAGAATCTGCAACCGAAGGGAGAGCGATACAATTCACTACCTCCAAACTACTCAAAACAGCCATTCAATACCTCCAAACTTTACTCAAAACAACAATTCGCTACCTCCAAACTTTACTCAAAACATCAAAGCGGGGCAACGTAAGTAAGATTCCACGCGCGTACCTCGCATCCTGTGGCGTCGGAGAGGCTGTTGATGCGAATGAGAGGTGTGTTGCCGATGGCCTCCACGAGACCCCTCCGTCGCGCCCGCCGGTTTCTCGCGCGGGAGAACCCAACAGTTGGGACCCACGGGAGGTTGGGTCTACTCTTGTGGAGGAGGAGGTAGCAGGCAATTAGGGatacggcggcggccgcggcggctgcCCCTGCCGCCGTCGCAGCCGCCATGGGAGAGCGAGAGAAGCAAACGAGCCTTCGAGAGAGCCGTGTATATGGGCCAACTGCATAGGCCGAACAGACTATCCCCCACGCGGTAGGGAGCGAGCATGTGGGCTAGTAAGAATATGCTTGTCATGCTTGGGCCATGAGCCCAAGAGCGTTAAGGCTATCGTGCTATAACGGGTCTTGGGCGAATTTTGGAATGCGAATAGAGCAAATACAAACGCAAAAGCTACTTCGCGATCAGTCGAGCTCCTGCGTGACCGCGCGACTCTCGTGGCGCGGCCTGGCCTGTTTGCTTGCGTACACGGCCTGGCCTGCTTACATGCGTGACCGGCTGCTTTGCATGCTTTGCGGAGAGTACGACGGCAACATTCCGACgccgttttttttcttttttgtttttttagtttcattttctatttttcagtttGAGTTAAATTTCTTGGCTGTCAACCTTAGTTTCAGTTTTTTTCCATTTGTATTTTTTAAAATTCACTTTAATTTCTTGGTTGTCAACTTCAGTTTCAGTTTATTTCACTTATTATTTTGAGTGTTGTATTTTTAGTTTCTATATATTTAGGTTTTCATTTTTTTCAGTGTTTTCTAGTTTTAGttttcagtcaagtttttttaatttttttagtttAGTTTTCAGGTCTCACTTTTAGGTTCGAATGTCTTCCTAAATATTGCATATTAGTTGTCCTCAACTACAATATATAAGATTGTCGCAAAGGGTAGTCATTGTACGCATAAGTTATCACAAAAGAATTTACCTCCTAGCTTGTGCAACAGCTTCTATGTTTATGTTCGTTGTAATAATTAGCCCCCAAAGTTGTACAACTATAATATTACATGGTAGTAACtcattttgatattttttctcatcAGTTTGTGCATACTATGTAATAACTTTAATATATTTTTGGAGTAGCAACTTTAGTTTTACATGATAGTAATTTCTTTTGATTTTTTTCATCCGAGCTTGTGCATACCATATAAAAACTTTAGTATATTTTTATGTAGCAAGTTTAGTATTACATGGTAGCAAATTCTTTCGTAAATCTCCTAGCATATTTTTACATATAAATTGCTACTTGAAATAAAATTCTTTGAAACATAGGCAAGTGAAGTCTAGTTTTGTTCGTCTCGTCACGTAGAACACACCGGTGCAGACGGAATCGAAAACGGATACAACATTAAAAAATTATAGCAGTTCAAAGAAAAATATTAggcttttttgtttgtttttagaTGACGCCACAGAgcatttttttgtttgtttttagaTGACTGTCACAGAGCATTAGATGGCGACAGCTAGTTGGCTGCAAACGGATAGGTACTTTCCAAAGACGGTCTCAAACAGCGCACCCCAAACGTAAAATATGTCGTACATAGTGTTTTGCATAAAATAAATACGGTCCAACAGAAGGCCCAAACAGAGGACCCATTTTGCATACCACCCGAGACGAAACGCAAATAAACGTCTTCGAGAGAGATGACGCAGATCTTTGGCGCCCGTAGTGGTGGGCCCGCGTTGAGGCGCGaccggctgaaaggtcctaatggctagaggggggtgaatagcccaataaaaaattctccagcaacacttaacaaactggttagacaattatgaggacgaagcaagtgttgcgccagCCTACTAAAAAatcaagccacctaccataattttagtttctattttctctaaccacacaatagactacactaagttagtgtgctatcaaagactaactaaagagccacactaaccaaactaacaagctctcacaactaggtacactaaagagcttgataactagtttgcgataatgtaaagagagagagcaagataattATACCGTCgtatcgaggagtgaaccaatcaatcacaagaatcaatataaattaagaccaatcacctcggaatcaaatgatgaacacaatgattttttatcaaggttcacttgcttgccggcaagctactcctcgttgtggcgattcactcacttggaggttcacgcgctaattggcatcacacgctaaaccctcaatagggtgccgcacaaccaacacaagatgaggatcacacaagccacgagcaatccactagagtaccttttggctctccgtcggggaaaggtcaagaaaccctcacaatcaccatgatcggagccgaagacaatcaccaacctccgctcgatgatccttgctgctccaaaccatctaggtggcggcaaccaccaagagtaacaagggattcccgcagcaaaacatgaacactaagtgcctctacatgcaatcactcaagcaatacacttggattctctcctaatctcacaaaaatgatgaatcaatgatgcagatgagtgggagggctttggctaagctcataaggttgttatgtcaatgcaaatggccaacagGGTGAGCCTGAGCCGGCCAtagagcttaaatagaagcccccatgaaatagagtcgttgggctcctcactgcacagaactcgggccgaccggacacaccggttagattgatcggacgctagacctcagcgtccagtcgcgcgatgcacgccacgtgtcccctctcttcaaatactgagcgcctgatcccaatggttaagtgatgatcggacgcgctgctgcgaagtgaccgggcgctagacctcagtgtctggtcagtttccagtaagcatccagagacaatttttcatgatcggacgcgtccgatcatgctcaaccagacacacccagcgtctaGGTCATACGGTGACTCCCCTatgtgctgccacgtcagcaggaccgaatGCACCctatcagcatccggtcactaagtgacccagcgttcggtcagagaccgacgctatgcgccctctactgccactgaccggacacgctggtccaaccgagatcagcgtccggtcacttatggtgaccttcgtcttttctatctcgagcgccggtggcaccgtcggactgtccgcactctatgggcgaacactccaccggtggagttcctaacccttgctcaaatgtgccaaccaccaagtgtatcaccttgtgcacatgtgttagcatattttcacaaatgttttcaagggtgttagcactccactagatcctaaatgcatatgcaatgagttagagcatctagtggcactttgataaccatatttcgatacgagtttcacccctcttaatagtacaattaTCAAACctgaatgtgatcacactctctaagtgtcttgatcaccaaaacaaaatagcttctaccatttatacctttgccttaagccttttttctctttcttcgtttcatgtccaagcacttgatcatcaccatggcatcaccatcatcatggcatgatcttcatttgcttcaccacttagaatgtgctacctatctcatgatcacttgataaactaggttagcacttagggtttcattaattcaccaaaaccaaactagagctttcaccagctcAATGAGGCGAGCCCGCGGCGGGGAGCCACCAGGCGCTTCTAGATGGGTCCACgatggtgaaaggatcaagatgcctaagaggggggtgaattaggctaattctaaatttct
It encodes:
- the LOC136549947 gene encoding cysteine synthase 2, whose product is MAAATAAGAAAAAAAVSLIACYLLLHKSRPNLPWVPTVGFSRARNRRARRRGLVEAIGNTPLIRINSLSDATGCEILGKAEFLNPGGSVKDRVAVKIIEEALESGDLVYGGTVTEGSAGSTAISLATVAPAYGCRCHVVIPDDAAIEKSQIIEALGATVERVRPVSITHRDHFVNIARRRALEANKLAAAQRESNEKQINGLSHVGSEMMDDKLTAMLRESNKMQNNDPAHVSTEIPHCGRCDVISDSKGGFFADQFENMANYRAHYEWTGPEIWKQTKGNLHAFVAAAGTGGTIAGVSRYLKEKNRSIKCFLMDPPGSGLFNKVTRGVMYTKEEAEGKRLKNPFDTITEGIGINRVTKNFMMAELDGAYRGSDREAVEMSRFLLRNDGLFVGSSSAMNCVGAVRVAQDLGPGHTIVTILCDSGMRHLSKFFHEQYLADHGLTPTATGLEFLDK